In Deinococcus sp. HSC-46F16, the following are encoded in one genomic region:
- a CDS encoding FAD-dependent oxidoreductase, with translation MSEQTFSPSLGRPLRVAVIGSGPSGIYAAEALTKQTALPVEVDVFDRLPTPYGLVRYGVAPDHLTIKSVTRAFEKVLSDPRVRFLGNVEFGRDLTHEEARGLYDALIYTVGASADRRLGIPGEDLRGSMSATEFVAWYNGHPDAAARELVLNAQGVAVVGVGNVALDVSRILVKTVEELRGSDIAEHALTVLERSHVRDVWVLGRRGAAQAKFTTKELREFGELSAADPIVKPAEVQVDEATEALITDNTVKKNLEVLRDFAVRTPEGKERRIHLRFLVSPVEILDDGTGHVGGLKVERNVLDESGGAVGTGEYEVLPVQMVLRSVGYKGVALPGVPFDERRGVIPNVEGRVEGRPGEYTAGWIKRGPSGVIGTNKKDAVDTVAGLLADAGAGALPAAAQPGREAVDALLRGKGVDVYTYHDWQVLDAHELAQGEQQGRPRAKVVHRHEMLTHRKG, from the coding sequence ATGAGCGAGCAGACTTTTTCTCCCTCCCTGGGCCGTCCCCTGCGGGTGGCCGTGATCGGCAGCGGTCCCAGCGGCATCTACGCGGCCGAGGCACTGACCAAGCAGACGGCCCTGCCGGTGGAGGTCGACGTATTCGACCGCCTGCCCACCCCCTACGGGCTGGTGCGCTACGGGGTGGCGCCCGACCACCTGACCATCAAGAGCGTGACGAGGGCCTTCGAGAAGGTGCTGTCCGACCCCCGCGTGCGCTTTCTGGGGAACGTGGAGTTCGGCCGCGACCTCACCCACGAGGAGGCGCGGGGGCTCTACGACGCCCTGATCTACACGGTGGGCGCGAGTGCGGATCGCCGCCTGGGGATTCCCGGCGAGGACCTCCGGGGCTCCATGAGCGCAACCGAGTTCGTCGCCTGGTACAACGGCCACCCCGATGCGGCGGCCCGCGAACTGGTGCTGAACGCGCAGGGGGTGGCGGTCGTGGGCGTGGGCAACGTGGCGCTGGACGTAAGCCGCATCCTGGTCAAGACGGTGGAGGAACTGCGCGGGTCGGATATTGCCGAGCACGCCCTGACCGTGCTGGAGCGCAGCCACGTTCGCGACGTGTGGGTGCTGGGGCGCCGGGGCGCGGCGCAGGCCAAGTTCACGACCAAGGAGCTGCGCGAGTTCGGCGAGTTGAGCGCCGCCGACCCCATCGTCAAGCCCGCCGAGGTGCAGGTGGACGAGGCGACCGAGGCGCTGATCACCGACAACACCGTCAAGAAGAATCTGGAGGTGCTGCGCGACTTCGCCGTTCGCACGCCGGAAGGAAAGGAGCGGCGCATCCACCTGCGCTTTCTGGTCTCGCCCGTCGAGATTCTCGACGACGGCACCGGGCACGTGGGCGGCCTGAAGGTCGAGCGCAACGTGCTGGACGAATCGGGGGGCGCGGTGGGCACCGGCGAGTACGAGGTGCTCCCCGTGCAGATGGTGTTGCGTTCGGTGGGGTACAAGGGGGTCGCGTTGCCCGGCGTGCCCTTCGACGAGCGCCGGGGCGTGATTCCCAACGTGGAGGGCCGGGTGGAGGGCCGCCCCGGTGAATACACCGCCGGGTGGATCAAGCGCGGTCCCAGCGGCGTGATCGGCACGAACAAGAAAGACGCGGTGGACACGGTCGCTGGGCTCCTCGCGGACGCGGGGGCCGGGGCGCTCCCCGCCGCCGCCCAGCCCGGCCGCGAGGCCGTGGACGCCCTGCTGCGGGGCAAGGGCGTGGACGTGTACACCTACCACGACTGGCAGGTGCTCGACGCCCACGAACTCGCCCAGGGTGAGCAGCAGGGTCGCCCCCGCGCCAAGGTGGTGCACCGTCACGAGATGCTGACGCACCGCAAGGGCTGA
- a CDS encoding acyltransferase: MSEPAPATPVPATSTAAPLEQGATAAPRLTAVDTFRGLTIMEVVAHHTSGMALRHAEAGSLAHELLLILNRTLHFAVPAFVFLSAVVLTRSLLKKFDLRRYFTRRVTRGAWPYVLWSALYAVWYVVTTQRPPETLTDPEQWAFWLLYGKASFHLYFLLVALEVYLLLPLLLPLARRRPPIGLMLGLGLAVQLGVYFLNREVLTLPFPASTVLWYLLPVLTGVGVGARLDEFPAWWRQRLPLLLGALAVVFALYLPTAVGNLKGESVVPLHYNALNWSYSILVALTLLGAAYAWQRRGPEGGGTLRRAIATLGTVSLPIYLIHPALLQFLEYGVGIPDGGPLALALTATLYFLIALLVPMLIGRLLLGKRLGLFIFGR; the protein is encoded by the coding sequence ATGTCCGAGCCTGCTCCCGCCACGCCTGTCCCGGCCACCTCGACCGCTGCGCCCCTGGAGCAGGGGGCCACGGCCGCCCCGCGCCTCACGGCGGTGGACACCTTCCGGGGGCTGACCATCATGGAGGTCGTGGCGCACCACACCAGCGGCATGGCGCTGCGGCACGCCGAGGCGGGGTCGCTCGCGCACGAGCTGCTGCTGATCCTCAACCGCACCCTGCACTTCGCGGTGCCCGCCTTCGTCTTTCTCTCGGCGGTGGTGCTGACCCGCAGCCTGCTGAAGAAGTTCGACCTGCGGCGCTACTTCACCCGGCGGGTCACGCGCGGGGCGTGGCCCTACGTGCTGTGGAGCGCCCTGTACGCCGTGTGGTACGTGGTCACCACCCAGCGTCCGCCGGAGACGCTGACGGACCCGGAACAGTGGGCTTTCTGGCTGCTGTACGGCAAGGCGAGCTTTCACCTGTATTTCCTGCTGGTGGCGCTGGAGGTCTACCTGCTGCTGCCGCTGCTGCTGCCCCTGGCCCGGCGGCGCCCGCCCATCGGGCTGATGCTGGGGCTGGGGCTGGCCGTTCAGCTCGGGGTGTATTTCCTCAACCGCGAGGTGCTGACCCTGCCCTTTCCGGCGAGCACGGTGCTGTGGTACCTGCTGCCTGTCCTGACCGGCGTCGGGGTGGGGGCGCGGCTGGACGAGTTCCCGGCGTGGTGGCGCCAGCGCCTGCCGCTGCTGCTGGGGGCGCTGGCAGTGGTCTTCGCGCTGTACCTGCCCACCGCCGTGGGGAACCTCAAGGGCGAATCCGTCGTCCCGCTGCACTACAACGCGCTGAACTGGAGCTATTCCATCCTGGTGGCGTTGACGCTGCTGGGCGCGGCCTACGCCTGGCAGCGGCGGGGGCCGGAGGGCGGGGGGACGCTGCGGCGGGCCATCGCCACGCTGGGCACCGTCAGCCTGCCCATCTACCTGATTCACCCCGCGCTGCTGCAATTTCTGGAGTACGGGGTGGGGATTCCCGACGGCGGCCCCCTCGCCCTCGCGCTGACGGCGACCCTCTACTTCCTGATCGCCCTGCTGGTCCCGATGCTGATTGGGCGCCTGCTGCTGGGCAAGCGGTTGGGGCTGTTCATCTTCGGGCGATGA
- a CDS encoding prephenate dehydrogenase yields MADSASLTSSPVSFERAAIVGVGLIGGSVALGLRERLLARRVVGYDASMDVLREAEALGVVDEVQATPGEWLRGCDLVVLAAPMGALGPLARELAPFLSPDALVTDVGSVKTGIAAELDALGVRGFVPGHPMAGSERGGVTHARAALLENAVWVLTPTEHTSLTALSRARQLVEALGAAPVVMPPEAHDSLVATVSHLPYLVSLALTHLVARDERLSLLAAGGFRDLTRVASGDPRMSRDMVVENREALREALARFRRGLERLEADLERPGDLLAAAAEGKRTRDSLPVVRRSLLPPRHDLVVAMPDRPNQIGAVTQALGAAGVNIKDIEVLAIREEGGALRLGLESAADVARAANLLRAAGYEVRGRG; encoded by the coding sequence ATGGCCGATTCCGCCTCTCTCACGTCCTCCCCGGTTTCCTTCGAGCGTGCGGCCATCGTGGGGGTGGGCCTGATCGGGGGCAGCGTGGCGCTGGGGCTGCGCGAGCGGCTGCTGGCCCGGCGGGTCGTCGGGTACGACGCCAGCATGGACGTGCTGCGCGAGGCCGAGGCGCTCGGCGTGGTGGACGAGGTTCAGGCGACGCCGGGCGAGTGGCTGCGCGGGTGTGACCTCGTGGTGCTCGCCGCGCCGATGGGGGCGCTGGGGCCGCTGGCCCGCGAGCTGGCCCCCTTTCTGTCGCCAGACGCGCTGGTCACCGACGTGGGCAGTGTCAAGACCGGCATCGCCGCCGAACTCGACGCGCTGGGGGTGCGGGGCTTCGTGCCGGGGCACCCGATGGCGGGCAGCGAGCGCGGCGGGGTCACCCACGCGCGGGCGGCGCTGCTGGAAAACGCGGTGTGGGTGCTCACGCCCACCGAGCACACCTCGCTGACGGCCCTGAGCCGTGCCCGGCAGCTTGTGGAGGCGCTGGGGGCCGCCCCGGTGGTCATGCCCCCCGAGGCGCACGACAGCCTGGTGGCGACCGTGAGTCACCTCCCCTACCTCGTGAGCCTTGCGCTGACGCACCTCGTGGCGCGGGACGAGCGGCTGAGCCTGCTCGCGGCGGGGGGCTTCCGCGATCTCACGCGGGTGGCGAGTGGGGACCCCCGGATGAGCCGCGACATGGTGGTGGAAAACCGGGAGGCGCTGCGGGAAGCCCTGGCCCGTTTCCGGCGGGGGCTGGAGCGGCTGGAGGCCGACCTGGAGCGCCCCGGTGACCTCCTCGCCGCCGCCGCCGAGGGCAAGCGCACCCGCGACAGCCTGCCGGTGGTGCGGCGCAGCCTGCTCCCGCCCCGGCACGACCTGGTGGTCGCCATGCCCGACCGGCCCAACCAGATCGGTGCGGTGACCCAGGCGCTGGGAGCGGCGGGCGTGAACATCAAGGACATCGAGGTGCTCGCCATCCGCGAGGAGGGGGGTGCCCTGCGGCTGGGGCTGGAGAGTGCCGCCGACGTGGCGCGGGCGGCCAACCTCCTGCGGGCGGCGGGGTACGAGGTGCGGGGACGGGGCTAA
- a CDS encoding arginine--tRNA ligase has translation MDLKAQLKAAVERAAADLGAPVDAAIQETPANKPGDYGTPAAFQMAKALGQNPAQVAAGLAASVQLPEGIARVEAAGPFLNFFVDVGAFVKAVVETPFAMPARPDKIVIEHTSVNPNKELHVGHLRNVVLGDSMARIFRAAGSRVEVQNYIDDTGRQAAEALFAVSHYGRVWDGEQKYDHWLGEGYVRLNADPQKPALEEGISAVMHRLEAGELRGEIEKVVRAHLDTCFRLGARYDLLNWESDVVGSGFLAQAMNILEGSRYTSRPAEGKYAGAFVMDVSEFMPGLEEPNVVLVRSGGTAMYAAKDIGYQFWKFGLFEGMRFKPFTTDPEGNTVWTSAPDGDPDTGRRFGHADEVINVIDSRQDHPQTVVRSALGVAGEAEKKERSIHLSYAFVTLEGQTISGRKGIAVSADDAMDEAERRALAVLQGINPDLAARDDAREIARRIGIGAIRFAMLKAEPTRILDFRWEQALALQGDTAPYVQYAAVRAANILRKAQEAGYAVDGTGADWEALPDVDLTLAKQVARLPEVVAQSVRIHSPHVVAQYALDLATSFNAWYNAKDKAGKPATNVLQSPNGLREARLALVGRLRRAFEETLDLIGIEVPAAM, from the coding sequence ATGGACCTCAAGGCTCAACTCAAAGCCGCCGTCGAACGGGCCGCCGCCGACCTCGGCGCCCCCGTGGACGCGGCGATTCAGGAAACGCCCGCCAACAAGCCCGGCGACTACGGCACCCCCGCCGCCTTCCAGATGGCGAAGGCCCTGGGCCAGAACCCCGCGCAGGTAGCCGCGGGACTCGCCGCGAGCGTGCAGCTCCCGGAGGGCATCGCGCGGGTGGAGGCGGCCGGTCCCTTTCTGAACTTCTTCGTGGACGTGGGTGCCTTCGTCAAGGCCGTGGTCGAGACGCCTTTCGCCATGCCCGCCCGCCCCGACAAGATCGTCATCGAGCACACCTCGGTCAACCCCAACAAGGAGCTGCACGTCGGGCACTTGCGTAACGTGGTGCTGGGCGACTCCATGGCCCGCATCTTCCGGGCGGCGGGGTCGCGGGTGGAGGTCCAGAACTACATTGACGACACCGGGCGCCAGGCAGCCGAGGCCCTCTTCGCGGTGTCGCACTACGGCCGCGTCTGGGACGGCGAGCAGAAGTACGACCACTGGCTGGGCGAGGGCTACGTGCGCCTCAACGCCGATCCGCAGAAGCCCGCGCTGGAGGAGGGCATCAGCGCCGTCATGCACCGCCTGGAAGCGGGGGAACTGCGCGGCGAGATCGAGAAGGTGGTCCGGGCGCATCTGGACACCTGCTTTCGCCTCGGCGCCCGCTACGACCTGCTGAACTGGGAATCCGACGTGGTGGGCAGCGGCTTTCTGGCGCAGGCGATGAACATCCTGGAAGGCAGCCGCTACACCTCGCGCCCGGCGGAGGGCAAGTATGCCGGGGCCTTTGTGATGGACGTGTCCGAGTTCATGCCGGGGCTGGAGGAACCTAACGTGGTCCTCGTGCGCTCCGGCGGCACCGCGATGTACGCCGCCAAGGACATCGGCTACCAGTTCTGGAAATTCGGCCTCTTCGAGGGCATGCGCTTCAAGCCCTTCACCACCGACCCCGAGGGGAACACCGTCTGGACGAGTGCCCCCGACGGCGACCCCGACACCGGGCGGCGCTTCGGCCACGCCGACGAGGTCATCAACGTGATCGACTCCCGGCAGGACCACCCGCAGACGGTGGTGCGCTCGGCCCTGGGCGTGGCGGGCGAGGCGGAGAAAAAAGAGCGGTCCATCCACCTCTCCTACGCCTTCGTCACCCTGGAGGGCCAGACCATCTCCGGGCGCAAGGGGATCGCCGTGAGCGCCGACGACGCGATGGACGAGGCCGAGCGGCGAGCCCTGGCCGTCCTGCAAGGGATCAACCCCGACCTCGCCGCCAGAGATGACGCCCGCGAAATCGCCCGGCGCATCGGCATCGGCGCGATTCGTTTTGCCATGCTCAAGGCCGAGCCGACGCGCATCCTCGACTTCCGCTGGGAGCAGGCGCTCGCGCTTCAGGGCGATACCGCGCCCTACGTCCAGTACGCCGCCGTCCGCGCCGCCAACATCCTCCGCAAGGCGCAGGAGGCCGGGTACGCGGTGGACGGCACCGGGGCGGACTGGGAGGCGCTGCCCGACGTGGACCTCACCCTTGCCAAGCAGGTTGCCCGTCTGCCCGAGGTCGTCGCCCAGAGCGTCCGCATCCACTCGCCGCACGTGGTCGCCCAGTACGCGCTCGACCTCGCTACGTCCTTCAACGCCTGGTACAACGCCAAGGACAAGGCCGGAAAACCCGCCACCAACGTCCTCCAGAGCCCCAATGGGTTGCGTGAGGCCCGGCTGGCGCTGGTGGGCCGGTTGCGCCGCGCCTTCGAGGAGACGCTGGACCTGATCGGGATCGAGGTTCCGGCGGCGATGTAG
- a CDS encoding glycosyltransferase family 2 protein: protein MSSPVPSPVPRVAVVIPAYNEEETVATVVRTALELTPEVVVASDGSADRTAEVARAAGARVVELRENRGKGPALKAALEATEADYVVMLDADLMGLTREHLEQLLAPVLAGELDMAIGVFEGGGSFASDWGNRLTPNLSGQRACRRDWLLSVPRLGEERWPEPPITDWLRETGARWGYVELGQVRQVLKETKRGFWKGARARTRMYADLLTYRRRKRRG, encoded by the coding sequence ATGTCGTCGCCCGTTCCCTCCCCCGTTCCCCGTGTGGCCGTCGTGATTCCGGCGTACAACGAGGAAGAGACCGTGGCGACCGTGGTGCGAACCGCGCTGGAACTCACCCCGGAGGTCGTCGTGGCGAGCGACGGCAGCGCCGACCGCACCGCCGAGGTCGCGCGGGCGGCGGGAGCGCGGGTGGTGGAGCTGCGCGAGAACCGGGGCAAGGGTCCGGCGCTCAAGGCGGCGCTGGAGGCCACCGAAGCCGACTACGTGGTGATGCTGGACGCCGACCTGATGGGGCTGACGCGGGAACATCTGGAGCAGCTTCTGGCGCCCGTGCTGGCGGGGGAACTCGATATGGCGATCGGCGTCTTCGAGGGGGGCGGCAGCTTCGCGAGTGACTGGGGCAATCGCCTCACCCCGAACCTCAGTGGGCAGCGGGCCTGCCGCCGCGACTGGCTGCTCTCGGTACCCCGGCTGGGCGAGGAACGCTGGCCCGAGCCGCCCATCACCGACTGGCTGCGCGAGACGGGCGCCCGCTGGGGCTACGTGGAGCTGGGGCAGGTGCGGCAGGTGCTCAAGGAGACCAAGCGCGGCTTCTGGAAGGGGGCGCGTGCCCGCACCCGGATGTACGCCGACCTGCTGACCTACCGCCGCCGCAAACGCCGGGGGTAA
- a CDS encoding BsuPI-related putative proteinase inhibitor codes for MLRRLWLPAALALGLASSAQAQSAPVLQFRLEPETYHAYQNDPPPPLTLTLTLRNPSARPITVTCRAVGGPVLKRFTEVQDGESVLRDETVGELRPQAGAPLCRRVGERLTLAPRTSYTYTRVLGPQTVGAQVHYRSGWNVSAAAGSGWLRSGTVTALVVRGNRPIPTPNPQAYHDALDASRARWYTRSSRSSRPDTRLSFGLADELSRQAFLAELKKRGLDPSRVEIEVAPPVRFPAKPTPAQTASVTVTPAAQGYRFTLKVTNRTGQPLEVAQSYCEPLAIERVPGGLRMWQLGNGPCPAVAAGSITLRPGESTTSEARWDGQDSLGRRVPPGQYRVKLGLGQFVGETVFTVK; via the coding sequence ATGCTCCGTCGCCTCTGGTTGCCCGCCGCCCTCGCCCTGGGGCTGGCGTCCTCCGCTCAGGCCCAGTCCGCGCCGGTCCTCCAGTTCCGGCTGGAACCGGAGACGTACCACGCCTACCAGAACGACCCGCCTCCACCCTTGACCCTCACCCTGACGCTGCGCAATCCCAGCGCCCGGCCCATAACCGTGACCTGCCGGGCGGTGGGCGGCCCGGTGCTGAAACGGTTCACGGAGGTTCAGGACGGCGAATCGGTCCTGCGCGACGAAACGGTGGGTGAGCTGCGCCCGCAAGCCGGGGCGCCCCTCTGCCGCCGCGTGGGCGAGCGGCTGACCCTGGCGCCGCGCACGAGCTACACCTACACGCGGGTGCTGGGGCCGCAGACGGTCGGGGCACAGGTCCACTACCGCAGCGGCTGGAACGTCAGCGCGGCGGCGGGGTCGGGATGGTTGCGAAGCGGGACGGTGACGGCGCTGGTGGTGCGGGGGAACCGGCCCATCCCCACGCCGAATCCGCAGGCATATCACGACGCCTTGGACGCCAGCCGCGCCCGCTGGTACACCCGCAGCAGCCGGTCCTCCCGGCCGGACACGCGCCTCTCCTTCGGCCTCGCGGACGAACTCTCGCGGCAGGCGTTCCTGGCAGAACTGAAAAAGCGTGGGCTAGACCCCAGCCGGGTAGAGATCGAGGTCGCACCGCCTGTGCGCTTCCCGGCGAAGCCGACCCCGGCCCAGACCGCTTCCGTGACGGTCACGCCCGCCGCGCAGGGCTACCGCTTCACGTTGAAGGTGACGAACCGGACGGGCCAGCCGCTAGAGGTGGCCCAGAGCTATTGCGAACCGCTCGCCATCGAGCGTGTGCCCGGCGGCCTGCGGATGTGGCAACTCGGCAACGGTCCCTGCCCGGCCGTCGCCGCAGGGTCCATCACCCTGCGGCCCGGCGAGTCCACCACCAGCGAGGCCCGCTGGGACGGCCAGGACAGCCTCGGCCGCCGCGTGCCGCCCGGTCAGTACCGCGTGAAGTTGGGGCTGGGTCAGTTCGTGGGCGAAACAGTCTTCACGGTGAAGTGA
- a CDS encoding ankyrin repeat domain-containing protein — protein sequence MSDPTPPVPDAETLAFLQDVLELVRFGDAERLRPLLERGLPPNLLNQRGDSLLMLASYHGHHEAARLLLSHGADPELFNDRGQTPLGAAAFRGDRAMLELLLAHGARVDGAGPDGRTPLMLAAMFGRGEMIEQLLAHGADPHRRDAGGFTAVEAARQMGAEETAQWLEARLGQG from the coding sequence ATGTCTGACCCCACCCCCCCCGTGCCCGACGCCGAGACCCTCGCTTTCCTGCAAGACGTGCTGGAACTGGTGCGCTTCGGGGACGCCGAGCGGCTGCGGCCTCTGCTGGAGCGCGGCCTGCCCCCAAATCTGCTGAACCAGCGCGGCGACAGCCTGCTGATGCTGGCGAGCTACCACGGCCACCATGAGGCGGCCCGGCTGCTGCTCTCGCACGGCGCCGACCCCGAACTGTTCAATGACCGGGGGCAGACGCCGCTGGGGGCCGCCGCCTTCCGGGGCGACCGGGCGATGCTGGAGCTGCTGCTCGCGCACGGGGCGCGGGTGGACGGGGCCGGGCCGGACGGCCGCACCCCGCTGATGCTTGCGGCGATGTTCGGGCGCGGGGAGATGATCGAGCAGCTTCTCGCCCACGGCGCCGACCCGCACCGCCGCGATGCGGGCGGCTTCACGGCGGTGGAGGCCGCCCGGCAGATGGGCGCCGAGGAAACCGCGCAGTGGCTGGAGGCGCGGCTGGGTCAGGGCTGA
- a CDS encoding S9 family peptidase, with protein sequence MHRFALSLITTLAAALAVTGAAATTAVPPLPLPKKPDTVRLERVSGPSFLRVPPACYRQECAMVVVSHPRGQSAERLLDSPQVSVLVEALLDVPLAVLLSDDGGESTWGSPAALAQVASLRQEAGSHFAWNGRTYALGLSMGGLLALRSALPGSPYPVGGVALIDPWTDLRNAWGTALTRRAEIGHAYGLSGEPEPHLNPVALAEQAPRLPLFLVAGPDDDVVPMETNAMRLRNRAAPGPSRFVQLSGPHLGGNRFSPKVADQLADFFGGLEAQATEQALRR encoded by the coding sequence ATGCACCGCTTCGCCCTTTCCCTGATCACGACCCTCGCCGCCGCCCTCGCCGTGACGGGCGCGGCGGCCACCACTGCCGTCCCTCCGCTGCCCCTCCCCAAAAAGCCTGACACTGTGCGGCTGGAGCGGGTCAGCGGCCCGTCGTTTCTGCGGGTGCCGCCCGCGTGTTACCGCCAGGAATGCGCGATGGTGGTCGTGTCGCACCCGCGCGGGCAGAGTGCCGAGCGGCTGCTGGACAGCCCGCAGGTCAGCGTGCTGGTCGAGGCCCTGCTGGACGTGCCGCTGGCCGTGCTGCTCAGCGACGACGGCGGCGAGAGCACCTGGGGCAGCCCCGCCGCACTCGCGCAGGTTGCCAGCCTGCGGCAGGAGGCGGGGTCGCATTTTGCCTGGAACGGGCGCACCTACGCGCTGGGCCTGAGCATGGGCGGACTGCTCGCGCTGCGCAGCGCCCTGCCGGGCAGCCCCTACCCGGTGGGCGGCGTGGCCCTGATCGACCCCTGGACCGACCTGAGAAACGCCTGGGGCACCGCCCTGACCCGCCGCGCGGAGATCGGCCACGCCTACGGCCTGAGCGGTGAACCCGAGCCGCACCTCAACCCGGTCGCCCTGGCCGAGCAGGCCCCCAGGCTGCCCCTTTTTCTCGTCGCCGGTCCCGACGACGACGTGGTGCCGATGGAGACGAACGCCATGCGCCTGAGAAACCGCGCGGCTCCCGGCCCCAGCCGCTTCGTGCAGCTCAGCGGCCCGCACCTCGGCGGCAACCGCTTCTCGCCCAAGGTGGCCGACCAGCTCGCGGACTTCTTCGGAGGGTTGGAGGCGCAGGCCACCGAACAGGCGCTGCGGCGCTGA
- a CDS encoding helix-turn-helix domain-containing protein, whose product MTQTHTTSLTKTFVDTVTYRPGAVILYPGKSDMLYRVASGLVRVHTMDDDGNGLTLRYVKPGEYFGEEALAGVNRAYFAEAVTDSTVDVINPALMSAEDNLVVTTHLVKTLERAYESIYRLVGKRLRARIAGELLELKDTALATQLDSGETMIYATHDELAAAVGSVRETVTKVVGELSREGVISAGYGKITLKDERALATIAAA is encoded by the coding sequence ATGACGCAGACGCACACCACCTCCCTGACCAAGACCTTCGTGGACACTGTCACCTACCGGCCCGGCGCCGTGATCCTCTACCCCGGCAAGAGCGACATGCTCTACCGCGTGGCAAGCGGCCTGGTGCGCGTCCACACCATGGACGACGACGGCAACGGCCTGACCCTGCGCTACGTCAAGCCCGGCGAGTACTTCGGCGAGGAAGCGCTGGCAGGCGTGAACCGCGCCTACTTCGCGGAGGCCGTGACCGACTCCACCGTCGACGTGATCAACCCCGCCCTGATGAGCGCGGAAGACAACCTCGTCGTGACCACCCACCTCGTCAAGACGCTGGAGCGGGCCTACGAGAGCATCTACCGCCTGGTGGGCAAGCGGCTGCGTGCCCGCATCGCGGGGGAGTTGCTGGAACTCAAGGACACGGCTCTGGCGACCCAGCTCGACTCCGGCGAGACCATGATCTACGCCACCCACGACGAACTCGCCGCCGCCGTCGGCTCCGTGCGCGAGACGGTCACCAAGGTGGTCGGCGAACTCAGCCGCGAGGGCGTGATCAGCGCTGGGTACGGCAAGATCACCCTCAAGGACGAGCGGGCACTGGCGACCATCGCCGCCGCGTAA